DNA from Bradyrhizobium diazoefficiens USDA 110:
TCGAAACGATGCCGCTCCTCGACCGGCTTGGTGCCCGAGAACTCCTCGTCTTTCCTGACGCCGTCGGCCACGATGACGCTCCCTCAATTCTTTTGTCCGTCATTCCGGGGCGCCTCGAAGAGGCGAACCCGGAATCTCGAGATTCCGGGTCGGGTCCTTCGGACCATCCCGGAATGACGGCGTGGAGAGCGGCTTGTGCCCTCCCCCATTTTAGTGCGTGGAAGAGTTTGCATACTTCCGAACTTCAAGTCTGGCAATGGCGCGGTTGTGCACCTCGTCCGGACCGTCAGCGAGACGGAGCGTGCGGATGTGGGCGTAGTCCTTGGCAAGGCCGGCCTCGTCGGAGACACCGGCGCCGCCAAAGGCCTGGATCGCCTGATCGATGATCTTCAGCGCCATGTTGGGGCCCGCGACCTTGATCATGGCGATCTCGAGCTGCGCCGCCTTGTTGCCGACCTTGTCCATCATGTCGGCGGCCTTGAGGCACAGCAGACGATTCATCTCGATGTCGGTGCGCGCCTCGCCGATGCGCTGCTCCCACACCGAATGCTCGATGATCTTCTTGCCGAACGCGGTGCGCGAGGAGAGCCGCTTCACCATCTTCTCCAGCGCCTCCTCGGCCTTGCCGATGGTGCGCATGCAGTGATGGATGCGGCCGGGGCCAAGGCGGCCCTGCGCGATCTCGAAGCCGCGGCCTTCGCCGAGCAGGATGTTCTCCTTCGGCACCCGCACATTGTCGAGCAGCACCTGGGCGTGGCCGTGCGGCGCGTCGTCGAAGCCGAAGACGGGGAGCATCTTCTCGACCTTGATGCCTGGCGTGTCGAGCGGAACCAGGATCTGCGACTGCTGCTGGTGCTTGGCGGCCTTCGGATCGGTCTTGCCCATCAGGATCGCGATCTTGCAGCGGGGATCGCCGACGCCGGACGACCACCATTTGCGGCCGTTGATGACGTAGTGATCGCCGTCCTTCTCGATGCGGGTCTCGATGTTGGTGGCATCAGACGAGGCCACTGCCGGTTCCGTCATCAGGAACGCCGAGCGGATCTCGCCGTCCATCAGCGGCCGCAGCCATTTGCGCTTCTGCTCCTTGGTGGCATAGCGGATGAACACTTCCATGTTGCCGGTGTCGGGCGCGGAACAGTTGAACACTTCCGAGGCCCAGGTGACGCGGCCCATCTCTTCCGACAGCAGCGCGTATTCGAGATTGGTCAATCCCGCGCCACGGAATTCATCGTCCTCATGCTCGGACGGCGGCATGAACATGTTCCAGAGGCCTTCGGCCTTCGCCTTCTTCTTGAGGTCCTCCAGGATCGGGATCACCTTCCAGCGCTCGCCGTTGCGATCCTGCTCGTCATAGACCGGCACCGCGGGACGTACGTGCTTGGCCATGAAGGACCGCACGCGGTCGAGCCATTCCTTCTGCTTGGGGGACAGGTCGAAATCCATGGGACGCTCCTCGTTTTCTCTCGTTCGAACCGGTTTTGCGCCGGACTGTCCTCCCGCTGCATGCGGCCCGCAAGCGCGAATGCGCGGCTTGCGAAGCGCACCGGAACCAGATCGCAGTTGCGAACGAGTCCCGATTGCGGATTGACTTTTCCCGGCCTTCAAACGATAGTTTCATACAACTGTTTGAATTGCAACTCCCTCGGCCCTTCGCGCCCACTCGTCATTCCGGGGCGACGCGAAGCGTCGAACCCGGAATCCAGAAGTTGCGGCGCGAGATTCCGGGTTCGCGACGATGTCGCGCCCCGGAATGACGGGATAAAGAGTCATGGCCAGCGATCATACGAGGTCTGCCATTCTCGCCGCCGCCGAACGGCTTTATGCCGATCGCGGCTTCGGCGACGTGACGCTGCGGGACATCGTCGCGGAGGCCAATGTCAACCTCGCGGCGGTGAACTATCATTTCGGCTCGAAGGACGAATTGATCGCGGAACTGTTCGTCTCCCGCTCGATCGCCACCAACCGCGAGCGCCTGCGCGAATTGAAGGCGGCGGAAGAAGAAGGCGGCGGCCGTGCGCCGATCGAGGTGATCCTGCGCGCCCTCGTCGGCCCGACCTTGCGCGGCTGCCTCGGCCCTGAGAACCAGCGCTCGACGGCGGCGCGCTTCATGATCCGCGCCTCGATCGAATCCGTGCCGCCAATCCGCCGCATCAAGAACCGCGAGATCGACCATCTGCGCAAATTCGCCGGCGCGATGCGAAGATCCCTGCCCGATCGCAGCGACGTCGACATCTACTGGGGCCTCAACTTCGCGCTCGCCATGGCCCACCACACCATCCGCGAGAGCGAGCGGCTGACCAAACTGTCGGAAGGCAAATGCGACCTCGACGACGTCGAGGACGTGGTTGCGCGCGTGGTCAGCGTGGCGACGATGGCGCTGACGGCGGGAAAGGCGGAGACGAAGGCGCCGGCACGCGCGCTGGCGAGAGACGCGCGCTAGCCTTCACATCATCGCGATGCAGTCGATCTCGACGTCGAAGGGGGCGAACCATTCCGGCGTGCAGACGAAGATCCGCGCCGGCGGATCGACCGGGAAATAGCGCGCATAGACCGCGTTGAACGCGGCGAAGTGCTTCGTCGAGGTGCAGTAGACGTTGCACTTCATGACGTTGTCGAGGGAGGCGCCGGCCGTCTCCAGGCACAGCTTCATCTGTTCCATGATGATCTCGCTCTGCCGCTCGATCGGCGCGGAGGCGATCTCGCCGGTGTCAGGGTCGAATGGCGGCAGCCCGGCGACGAAGATCATGTTGCCGGCGCGCGTCACCGGCGAGGTCGGCGCCTTCCAGCGGTCGAGAAACGACGAGATCGGTTCGACGCGGAGCGCTTCGCGTTTCATGGCGGCCACCTTCGGTTCGAGCGAGACTGGCGCCTTGCTACATTATATTGCAGCCGGCATGTTTCGCTTCTGATCGAAGTGTGGTCGTAGCGGGATCAGGCCCGCTGCGGCATCTCCTCGGCCTCTTCCTTGGCGAGCAGCAGCAGCATCTCGATACCCATCTCGCCTTCCTGCGGCGAACGGATGAACTTTATTTCGTCGGCGCTTTGCCGCAGCGCGGCAATGATAGCGACGGCCTGATTGGCGGTTGCCGCCTCGGTCGCCAGAACGGCCTTCTGGTTCTTGGACTGAAACCCGATCGTATAGGACATGCACTTCCCCTCCCGGAACTCGCAGGGAGATCGAATCAGAGTCGCGCGCGGAGCGGAAGCCTGTGTAAGTACGGACCGGGTTTATCTGAGGATTGCGCGCAAGCCTCACGCAAGGCCAGCAAGCGTCACGCTGCGGTCACTTTTTGGTTCGACGGCGCTCAGCCGAGCCCAAGCATCGCACGCGCCTCCGCCGCAGTTGCGACGCTCGCACCCAGGCTCTTCAAAATGCCTGTGGCATGCGCGACCAGCTCGGCATTGGTCTTGGCCAGCACGCCCTTGGACATAAAGAGATTGTCTTCCATGCCGACGCGGACGTGGCCGCCGAGCAGAAAGGCCTGCGCCACCATCGGGAATTCCGCGCGGCCGATGCCGAAGCCTGACCAGACCGCGCCCGGCGGCAGCAGGCCGCGGGCGTAGAACATCGTCTCCGGCGTCGCCGAGAAGCCGTATTTGACCCCGAGCACGAGCGAGAACAGGCCCGGCCCCTTCAGCGTGCCGTCGGCGAACATATCGCGCGCCAGATGGCAGTCGCCGGAATCGAACAGCTCGATCTCCGGCAGCACGCCGGCCGCCTTCATGCGCTCGGCCATGATACGGACGTTGCGCGGCGTGTTGATCACGACCTCGCCGCCGGAGTTCATGGTGTTGAGGTCGAGCGTGCAGATGTCGGGCTTGAGCAGCTCGACATGCTCGACGCGCTTTTCGGGAGGAAGCAGCGTGGTGCCTGCAGCGGCGATGCGGGGATCCTCGATTGAAGGCACAAAGCGTCCGCCCGGGCCGGTCGTGAGATTGATGACGAGGCTCTTGTTGCGGGCGCGGATTTTTTCCACCACCTCGCGATAGAGGTCGATCGCCATCGACGGCCGACCGGTCGCGGGATCGCGCACGTGGATATGGGCGATGGCGGCACCGGCGTCAGCTGCCTCCAGTGCAGATGTCGCGATCTGCTCGGGCGTGATCGGCAGATACGGCGACTGCTCGGGCTTGGTCAGGTTGCCGGTGATGGCGCAGGTGATGATGGTTTTGCCGGTCATGAAATCAGATAATGCCCTGCTGCTTCAGCGTCTCGATCTTTCCCGCATCATAGCCGAGCTTGCCGCCGAGCACCTCCTTTGTGTGCTCGCCGAGCAGCGGCGGGGCGCGGTAGTTCTTGATCGGGGTCTCCGAGAAGGTCAGCGCGTTGCGGATCAGCGACAGCTCCGGCTCGAACTTGTGCTCGGTCTTCACCCGCATGCCGCGCGACTGGACGTGCGGATCGGAAAATACCTGCTCGAAATTGTTGATCGGACCTGACGGCACGCCGGCCTCCTCCAGCTTGTCGAGCCAGTAGGCCACCGGCTTCTTCAGGAACAGGCCGGCGAAGATCGCCATGATCTCCTTGCCGTGCACGACGCGGTCGTTGTTCTTGATGAAGCGCTTATCGTTGGCGAGCTCGGGCTCGCCGAGCACCGCACAGGTGCGCTGAAACTGACCGTCATTGCCGACCACCAGCATCAGCTCGCCGTCGGTGCAGCGGAACACGCCGGCCGGCATGCCGCCATTGCCCCATGTGCCGCGGCGCGGCGGCGTCTTGCCGTTGACGAGGTAGATCTGGAGCCAGTGGCTGAGCGAGGCAATCACGGTGTCGAGCAGGCAGACGTCGAGATGCTGTCCGACACCGCCATTGGCGTCGCGATGGTAGAGCGCCGAGAGAATGCCGATCGAGGAATTCATGCCGGTCATGTAATCGACGATCGACGGGCCGACCTTCATCGGGCCCTCGCCCGGCTCGCCGTCGATATGGCCGGTGACGCTCATCAGACCGCCCATTGCCTGCAGGATGGCGTCATAGCCGGCGCGCGGCGCGTACGGGCCGGTCTGGCCGAAGCCGGTCACCGAGCAATAGATGATGCCGGGGTTGATCGCCTTGATGGTCTCGTAGTCGAGGCCGTAGCGCTTGAGATCGCCGACCTTGTAGTTCTCCATGAAGACGTCGACGTCCTTGGCAAGCTCGCGAATGATCGCCTGGCCCTCAGGCTTGGCGATGTTGACCGTGACCGACTTCTTGTTGCGGTTGGCGCAGAGATAGAACGAGTTGTTGTTGTTCGCCTTGCCCTCGGGGTCGGTCAGATAAGGCGGGCCGAAGGCACGCGCGTCGTCGCCGGTGCCCGGCCGCTCGATCTTGATGACCTCCGCACCGAGATCGCCCAGCATCTGGGCCGACAGGGGCCCGGCGAGCACGCGGGTAAGGTCAAGGATCTTGATGCCTGAGAGCGGCAAGGCCGACATGTCGGTTTCCTCCGGGGAACTGGTGTTGGCGCGGCGGCTCGAGTGCTGAGGTTCGGCCGTGACTGCGCTCCCTGCGGATACACCATTTTCGGGCCTTGAGCACTGCACTCCGGGCATACGGCCATCCCTGCGCCGGCGGCCGGATCGGCCATCGAGAGCGAATTCCGCGCCGTGAATATTGCCTCAGGTTACGGCAGCCGCAGCCACCTGCGGCCGGCGGCGGCCGAGCAGGACCAGGATCAGCACGGTCGCGCAGGAAAACACCAGCGTCAGGCCCAGCGCGCCGCGGCTGCCGAACTGGGTGAGCAGAGCTGCAAGGAGCGGCGGCGAGATCGCGGAGGCCAGATTGAGCGGCAGCGCGATCATCGACATTGCCTTGGCGAACTCGGCCTGGTCGTAGAAGACGAGCGGAATCGTCGCTCGCGCCACCGCCATGGCACCGCTGCCGGCACCATAGAGCAGGATGAAGACTGCGACCGCCCAGGTCGCCCCCTCGCTCAGCATCAGCAGCAGCATGGCGACGGGGAGCGCTGTGCCTGCGACAAGCCCGGTCGTGATTCCGTCCCACCGTCCCCCGCCGAGGAAGTCCAGCCCGCGGGCGCTGACCTGGATCACGCCGAGCATCGAGCCGAACGCAATGGCCTGGGCCGGCGCCAGCCCTTCCGCCCGCAGCAGCTCGATGAGCACGGCACCGAGACCAAAATTCACGAAGGCGTTCAGCGTGATCGCGATGACGACGAGATTGAAGGTGCTTCGCGGAATCGCGGGCGCATCGGAAGGTTTTGCAGCCGAGCCGCCTTCGTCCTTCATGATATTCCGGCGCGGCGCGCCAAAGGCATAGAGCGGAAGCGAGACCAGGATCAGCATGGCGGCGTAGACGAGGCAGGTGCCCCGCCAGCCGAAATGGCCGCTGAGAAACGAGGTGGTCGGCCAGAAGATGCTGCTTGAGAGGCCCGTCACCAGCATGAGCGCGCCGATGGCGTTCTTGGCCTGGCGCCCGGCGACCTCGTTGAGCATGATATAGGCACCGGTCGACAGCGTGGCGCTGCCGCCCATGCCGAGAATGACCCAGGCCACGAAATAGAGCAGCGGCTCGCGCGCGAAATACAGAACGACGTAGCCCGGCACGGCAACGACGGTGCCCACCATCATCACCTTGCGTGCACCGTGCCGCGCAAACGCCTTGGCGAGCCAGGGCGCGCACAGCCCCATGGTGACATAGAGCGTGGAGGTGCCCGCAAACACCATCGGCAGGCTCATGCCGAGATCGGCCGCAAGGTCGCGGCCGACGATCGGCGGAAGACCGATCGTTCCCCATCCGATGAGCTGGGTGATTGCAAGCACCAGCAGGACCCCGATGAGCCTGCTGTCAGTCTTCAAGAACCGCATTCCAAACGTCGCCTGCCCGGCAGGCGCAGATCGCGCCTGTGGCACTCGTCTTACCCGGAGACTCAGCGCACGGGAACGCCGGCCGCCGAATGGCAGAAGGCAGCCGGGAGCATGTCAGGCGGAGGCGGTAGCCCCTACCGCGCGATCCCGAGCACGGATCGCGCCTCGACTGCGGTGGCGACGCGCCGGCCGTGGCGCGCGACAGCCTCGCCCGCGATGGTCACGAGCTCTGCGTTGCTGGCGGCGAGGCGCGTCTTGTCGACCCTGATATTGTCCTCGAGCCCGGTGCGAACCGCGTCGGCGCCGCGCGCGAGCGCCCAGCCCATGACCTCGGCTTGGTGGCGCCCGATCCCGGCCGCGGTCCACGTCGCTTTCGGGATCAGCCGCCTGAGCTCTCCCAGGAGGATATCGAGGACATGCTCGTCCGCCGGCATCGCGTTCTTGACGCCCATGACGAACTGCACGTGCGGACGAGGGTCGATCAGCCCCGCCTCGATCAGGCGGCGGGCGCCATGCAGATGCGATAAATCGAAGATCTCGATCTCCGGCCGGATGCCACCTTCCTTCATGCCGGTGGCGAGGGTCTCGACCAGGGCAGCGCTGTTCTCGTAGACAATCGTCGGAAAGTTCACCGATCCCGTGGACAGCGAGGCCATGTCCGGCCTCAGATAGAGCGACGATCCCCGCGCCGAGGGATCGCGGCCCCGCCCGCCGGTCGAGAACTGAACGATCATCCATGGGCAGTGCTTCCTGATGCCTTCCTGCACCAGGGCAAAACGCTCCGGGTCGGAGGACGGCGTCTCGTCATCGTTGCGAACATGGATATGGGCAAGCGTGGCGCCGGCCTCGAAGGCTTGTTGCGTCGACTCGATCTGCTCGGACGGCGAGATCGGCACCGCGGGATTGTCCTTCTTGCGCGGAACGGAGCCGGTGATAGCGACGGCAACGACAACGGGGTTCATCCTGCAACCTCATGATGATCGCGCTCACGCGCACATATTCTGGATCGGCAGCCACGCAGTGCTGCGAAACCTGCCGCTGCGACAATCATCGATCGCAGCGGCAATCGCCTCATACCATAACCGTACCCGTCAGGTCGGAACTGCGGCAGCCCCGCTCGCCGCTCCCGCACGCTGCCGCTCATAGTCTGCGCGCGCCATCGGAACGGCTTCAGGATTACCGAGATCCTCGATGTTGATCCGGTAGGTCTCCCGGGCCGTGACGGCCGCCAGCGCGGCGATGATCGTGATGCCGAAGGCGATCGCCCCCACCGTCAACGGAATGTTGGCCGAGCCGGGAGGCGCCACGGTCGCAAACAAAGCGGGAAGCAACGCGGTGATGGTCGTGCCGATGTTCTGCGAGATCGCCATTGCCGACACACGGGTGCGCGTCGGAAAGAGCTCCGGGTAGAAACTCGGGAAGATCGCGTTGTAGCCCTGGTAGACGACGCCCCACATCAGGAGGGACAGCAGGATCGCCAGCGGCACATTCCGGATGCTGATGGCATAGAGATAGCCGAAGGCGAGCAAGCCGGAGAGCAGCGCGCCCACGATGATCGGAGGCTTGCGGCCGACCTTGTCGGAGAGATGGCCGACGAAGGGAATGACGAACACGGCCAGCATGTTTCCGAGCACTGGGATCCAGAGATAGACGTCCTTGGCAAAGCCGATGCCATAGGCGGGCTGGACCGCGTAGGCCGCACCGAAGATGGTCGCAACGACGGGGATGACGTTCATCAGAGCCATGCAGATGACCCTGAGCATGTCGCGCCAGCTCAGCTTGATGGCCTGGACAATGGGCGCCCGCGGCGTTTCTCCCAGCTCGCCCTCGCGGGCAAAGGCGGGGGTTTCGTCGACTTCGCGGCGAATGATGTAGCCTGCGACGATGACGAAGAAGCTGAGCAGGAAGGGAATCCGCCAGCCCCAGCTATTGAAGGCGTCGGTCGGCATATAGGCCGCCAGCGGCAGGAAGACCGCGGCCGCGAGAATTTGTCCGGCCTGCACGCCCTGAAGGGCGAAGCTTGCATAGAAGCCGCGCCGGCCGAACGGCGCATGCTCCAGAATCATCGAGCTTGCGCCGGAGATCTCACCGGCCACGGCAAATCCCTGCACGAGGCGAAGGATGACGAGCAGGATCGGCGCCAGGATGCCGACTTGCTGATAGGTCGGCAGGATACCCACCGCCATCGTCGAGATGCCCATCAGGAACATGCAGACGATGAGAACAGTCTTGCGGCCATGGGTGTCGCCCCAATGTCCGAGGACGAAGGCGCCGATCGGCCGGGCCACGTATCCAACACCATAGGTCGCCAGCGATGCGACGATGGCGACGGTGGGATTGTCCGACGGAAAGAAGATCTGCGGGAAGATCAGCGACGCAGCGGTCGCGTAGATGAAGAAGTCATAATATTCGAGAGCCGACCCGATCCAGCCGCTGGCAGCAGCCTTCCTCGACTGACTCATGTGGTGCATCGCGCGAGTCGTGACCATTTCAAAATTCCTCCCTGGTTTTCTGGCGTCCCGTTGGCGGGCTTCGTTGAAAATTGGGCAGCAATCTCCGGGCGTTCTGCGAAGCTTCGCGAGCGCTGGTCACTGCCGATGGGTGTCTGATTGATCGCGACAATAGGCTTTCGCTGGGCTAACACAATTACCCAGTTATGCGATAAACCTAACATGATGTTATTTGCGTCGGAGCGCGAACGTCGGGCAGCGGGCTCGCGGACCGCGGCTCGGCATGCCGCCGCGGGAGAGCATCGTCACCGGCTCGCTTGCGATCGCCAGCAGCTTTGGTCAGCCCTCCCCGCCAACTCGCCCCCCGCTGAACAATTGCGCATCCGCTCGCTGATGTCGGAAAACGGCGTCATCTTCAGCGGCGGCGTCGAAGCCGACCGCCTCTATTCCAATGCGGGTGCCGAGGTCACGATCGGAATTGCCGCGCGGCGCGGGCGATTGATCGTTTGATGCGGCGCGCAAGAGGCCCACCACACTGACGATGCTAGCTCCCGAGGTCAGCCTCGCCGTCTTCGCGGCCGGGCGCACTGACATGGACCTCGTGCCCCTGCCGGAGTGCCAGCGAGGCGGCGGCCACGGCCGCTTCGAACGCCGATTCCTTGGTCGCATATTTGCCGTTGACGTTGCCGTCGTGCAGCACACCCCATTGGTCCCGGACCGGCACGATGGCGTATTGAGCAAGGCCCATTGTCCAAATCCTGTCGCTGCCCGGGTTGCGGCCGCGCGCGAGTTAGCCGTCACCCCCTCCGACCAGCCAACTCGTGCTTGCGGTGAAGGTTCCCATGGGGATTTGTTCTGATCTCCCCCTGCATCGAACAACGCGGGCGAGCAGTCGCTGGATTATTGCGCAGCTAGCTGCGCGGCTTGATACGCCGCATAGGCGCGCTTCAGGCCGTCCTCGAGCGAGGTGGTCGCGCGCCAGCCGAGTCCTGCAAGGCGGCTGACGTCGAGCAGCTTGCGCGGCGTACCGTCGGGCCGCGAGGTGTCGAAAGAGATCTCGCCGCTGTAACCAACGACCTCGGCAACGACGCGCGCGAATTCGGCGATGGTGATGTCCTCGCCGGTGCCGATGTTGATCAGCCCGGCACCGGAATACGTCTTCATCAGGTGCACGCAGGCATCCGCCATGTCGTCGACATAGAGGAACTCGCGCCGCGGCGTGCCGGTGCCCCACACGACGACGCCCTTGGCGCCCGAAACCTTCGCCTCGTGGAAGCGGCGGATCAGCGCGGCGACGACGTGG
Protein-coding regions in this window:
- a CDS encoding acyl-CoA dehydrogenase family protein; the encoded protein is MDFDLSPKQKEWLDRVRSFMAKHVRPAVPVYDEQDRNGERWKVIPILEDLKKKAKAEGLWNMFMPPSEHEDDEFRGAGLTNLEYALLSEEMGRVTWASEVFNCSAPDTGNMEVFIRYATKEQKRKWLRPLMDGEIRSAFLMTEPAVASSDATNIETRIEKDGDHYVINGRKWWSSGVGDPRCKIAILMGKTDPKAAKHQQQSQILVPLDTPGIKVEKMLPVFGFDDAPHGHAQVLLDNVRVPKENILLGEGRGFEIAQGRLGPGRIHHCMRTIGKAEEALEKMVKRLSSRTAFGKKIIEHSVWEQRIGEARTDIEMNRLLCLKAADMMDKVGNKAAQLEIAMIKVAGPNMALKIIDQAIQAFGGAGVSDEAGLAKDYAHIRTLRLADGPDEVHNRAIARLEVRKYANSSTH
- a CDS encoding TetR/AcrR family transcriptional regulator, with product MASDHTRSAILAAAERLYADRGFGDVTLRDIVAEANVNLAAVNYHFGSKDELIAELFVSRSIATNRERLRELKAAEEEGGGRAPIEVILRALVGPTLRGCLGPENQRSTAARFMIRASIESVPPIRRIKNREIDHLRKFAGAMRRSLPDRSDVDIYWGLNFALAMAHHTIRESERLTKLSEGKCDLDDVEDVVARVVSVATMALTAGKAETKAPARALARDAR
- a CDS encoding RidA family protein codes for the protein MKREALRVEPISSFLDRWKAPTSPVTRAGNMIFVAGLPPFDPDTGEIASAPIERQSEIIMEQMKLCLETAGASLDNVMKCNVYCTSTKHFAAFNAVYARYFPVDPPARIFVCTPEWFAPFDVEIDCIAMM
- a CDS encoding 3-keto-5-aminohexanoate cleavage protein, whose amino-acid sequence is MTGKTIITCAITGNLTKPEQSPYLPITPEQIATSALEAADAGAAIAHIHVRDPATGRPSMAIDLYREVVEKIRARNKSLVINLTTGPGGRFVPSIEDPRIAAAGTTLLPPEKRVEHVELLKPDICTLDLNTMNSGGEVVINTPRNVRIMAERMKAAGVLPEIELFDSGDCHLARDMFADGTLKGPGLFSLVLGVKYGFSATPETMFYARGLLPPGAVWSGFGIGRAEFPMVAQAFLLGGHVRVGMEDNLFMSKGVLAKTNAELVAHATGILKSLGASVATAAEARAMLGLG
- a CDS encoding CaiB/BaiF CoA transferase family protein; translated protein: MSALPLSGIKILDLTRVLAGPLSAQMLGDLGAEVIKIERPGTGDDARAFGPPYLTDPEGKANNNNSFYLCANRNKKSVTVNIAKPEGQAIIRELAKDVDVFMENYKVGDLKRYGLDYETIKAINPGIIYCSVTGFGQTGPYAPRAGYDAILQAMGGLMSVTGHIDGEPGEGPMKVGPSIVDYMTGMNSSIGILSALYHRDANGGVGQHLDVCLLDTVIASLSHWLQIYLVNGKTPPRRGTWGNGGMPAGVFRCTDGELMLVVGNDGQFQRTCAVLGEPELANDKRFIKNNDRVVHGKEIMAIFAGLFLKKPVAYWLDKLEEAGVPSGPINNFEQVFSDPHVQSRGMRVKTEHKFEPELSLIRNALTFSETPIKNYRAPPLLGEHTKEVLGGKLGYDAGKIETLKQQGII
- a CDS encoding MFS transporter; protein product: MRFLKTDSRLIGVLLVLAITQLIGWGTIGLPPIVGRDLAADLGMSLPMVFAGTSTLYVTMGLCAPWLAKAFARHGARKVMMVGTVVAVPGYVVLYFAREPLLYFVAWVILGMGGSATLSTGAYIMLNEVAGRQAKNAIGALMLVTGLSSSIFWPTTSFLSGHFGWRGTCLVYAAMLILVSLPLYAFGAPRRNIMKDEGGSAAKPSDAPAIPRSTFNLVVIAITLNAFVNFGLGAVLIELLRAEGLAPAQAIAFGSMLGVIQVSARGLDFLGGGRWDGITTGLVAGTALPVAMLLLMLSEGATWAVAVFILLYGAGSGAMAVARATIPLVFYDQAEFAKAMSMIALPLNLASAISPPLLAALLTQFGSRGALGLTLVFSCATVLILVLLGRRRPQVAAAAVT
- a CDS encoding 3-keto-5-aminohexanoate cleavage protein, with the translated sequence MNPVVVAVAITGSVPRKKDNPAVPISPSEQIESTQQAFEAGATLAHIHVRNDDETPSSDPERFALVQEGIRKHCPWMIVQFSTGGRGRDPSARGSSLYLRPDMASLSTGSVNFPTIVYENSAALVETLATGMKEGGIRPEIEIFDLSHLHGARRLIEAGLIDPRPHVQFVMGVKNAMPADEHVLDILLGELRRLIPKATWTAAGIGRHQAEVMGWALARGADAVRTGLEDNIRVDKTRLAASNAELVTIAGEAVARHGRRVATAVEARSVLGIAR
- a CDS encoding MFS transporter — its product is MVTTRAMHHMSQSRKAAASGWIGSALEYYDFFIYATAASLIFPQIFFPSDNPTVAIVASLATYGVGYVARPIGAFVLGHWGDTHGRKTVLIVCMFLMGISTMAVGILPTYQQVGILAPILLVILRLVQGFAVAGEISGASSMILEHAPFGRRGFYASFALQGVQAGQILAAAVFLPLAAYMPTDAFNSWGWRIPFLLSFFVIVAGYIIRREVDETPAFAREGELGETPRAPIVQAIKLSWRDMLRVICMALMNVIPVVATIFGAAYAVQPAYGIGFAKDVYLWIPVLGNMLAVFVIPFVGHLSDKVGRKPPIIVGALLSGLLAFGYLYAISIRNVPLAILLSLLMWGVVYQGYNAIFPSFYPELFPTRTRVSAMAISQNIGTTITALLPALFATVAPPGSANIPLTVGAIAFGITIIAALAAVTARETYRINIEDLGNPEAVPMARADYERQRAGAASGAAAVPT